In Treponema primitia ZAS-2, a genomic segment contains:
- the fliH gene encoding flagellar assembly protein FliH encodes MITKAVFRPGELVMVDQKVFLEPPQAYAELPSFSSPALEPLDELEEMPEFLGPTADDLRREAELFKSNWDAEREAMIAEAKDKAEAIVADAQANAGEETLRAAEEAQELKTRAEAEAETLLAEAKQKAEELENSAQTTFEKDRKEAVDAGTKEGREAGYAEGKAEADRLIERVQTVLERAQGRREEILEETEQQIIDLVLILTRKVIKILSETQKDVVKANVSEALSKVKGRGDIIIRVNMTDVKLTTEHINSFITKMEGVKGIQVAEDSTVGPGGCIIETDFGEIDARISSQLSELESKILNMTPIKTKPKSPAGPSVSGGQTSGRGLGALSEQAETADSEAAE; translated from the coding sequence ATGATTACTAAAGCTGTTTTCAGGCCAGGGGAACTGGTCATGGTGGATCAAAAAGTTTTTCTGGAGCCCCCCCAGGCTTATGCGGAGCTGCCCTCCTTTTCGAGCCCCGCCCTGGAGCCCCTGGATGAACTTGAAGAGATGCCGGAATTTCTCGGCCCCACTGCAGACGATCTCAGGCGGGAAGCGGAACTGTTCAAAAGTAATTGGGACGCAGAACGGGAAGCCATGATCGCCGAAGCTAAGGACAAGGCGGAAGCCATTGTCGCCGACGCCCAGGCCAATGCCGGCGAAGAGACCCTCCGGGCCGCCGAGGAAGCCCAGGAACTAAAAACCCGGGCGGAAGCGGAGGCGGAGACCCTCCTGGCTGAGGCAAAACAAAAGGCGGAAGAGCTTGAAAACTCCGCCCAAACCACCTTTGAGAAGGATCGCAAAGAGGCAGTCGATGCGGGAACCAAGGAAGGTCGGGAAGCAGGATACGCCGAAGGAAAAGCCGAAGCGGATCGCCTGATTGAGCGGGTCCAAACCGTGCTGGAACGGGCCCAGGGCCGGCGGGAAGAAATCCTGGAAGAGACGGAACAGCAGATCATCGATCTGGTGCTCATTTTGACCCGGAAGGTTATCAAGATCCTTTCGGAGACCCAAAAGGATGTGGTCAAAGCCAATGTAAGCGAAGCCCTGAGTAAAGTTAAGGGCCGGGGAGATATTATTATCCGGGTGAACATGACGGATGTAAAACTCACCACCGAACACATCAACAGTTTTATTACGAAGATGGAAGGTGTCAAGGGCATACAGGTGGCGGAGGATTCCACGGTTGGTCCCGGGGGCTGCATCATAGAAACCGATTTTGGGGAAATTGACGCCCGGATCAGCAGCCAGCTTTCTGAGCTTGAATCGAAAATACTGAATATGACCCCCATAAAGACGAAACCAAAGTCCCCTGCGGGGCCCTCGGTCTCCGGAGGACAGACCTCCGGCAGGGGGCTTGGCGCCCTCAGCGAGCAAGCTGAAACAGCGGACAGCGAAGCGGCTGAATAG
- a CDS encoding FliI/YscN family ATPase — protein sequence METLLDKYIETAEEVETIKYVGHVIKVQGILIESLGPSAVIGEVCRIEVPRGKGVIQAEVVGLSNGIVQLMAYEDIEGIEIGNRVVASGAALGVAVSNKLLGRVLDAMGRPSDGKGEIDSPLQYPAIASPPPPLSRRRIKERIATGVRAIDGMLAAGRGQRLGIFAGSGVGKSTLLGMIARNTNADVNVVALIGERGREVNDFIENDLGPEGLARSVIIVTPSNSPPLARLRGAYTATAVAEYFRDQGLDVMLLFDSVTRFARAQREIGLAIGEPPATRGYTPSMFDSMPKLLERSGTSDRGSITGFYTILVDGDDMDEPVADTVRGILDGHIILSRDLAQRYHYPAIDVLTSISRLAPAVSGPVTNKAVGYIRRLMADYAAAEDLINVGAYRTGSNPAIDQAIAKREAIENFLVQNVDEKSTMSETLKTLAAIADMQIPDEELSRYRA from the coding sequence ATGGAAACCTTATTAGACAAGTATATTGAAACTGCGGAAGAAGTTGAAACCATAAAATACGTGGGCCATGTGATAAAGGTCCAGGGTATACTCATAGAAAGTCTCGGCCCTTCCGCCGTGATAGGAGAAGTGTGCCGCATAGAAGTACCCCGGGGTAAAGGGGTCATCCAGGCAGAAGTGGTGGGCCTCTCCAATGGCATAGTGCAGCTCATGGCCTACGAGGATATTGAAGGCATTGAGATAGGCAATAGGGTAGTGGCCTCAGGCGCTGCATTAGGGGTTGCAGTTTCCAACAAACTATTGGGCAGGGTCCTGGACGCCATGGGCCGCCCCAGTGATGGGAAGGGCGAGATAGATTCCCCCCTGCAGTATCCTGCCATCGCCAGCCCCCCGCCCCCCCTGAGCCGCAGACGTATTAAAGAGCGTATTGCAACCGGGGTGCGGGCCATAGACGGCATGTTAGCCGCAGGCCGTGGGCAGCGTCTGGGGATCTTCGCCGGTTCCGGGGTGGGGAAGTCCACCCTCCTGGGCATGATAGCCCGGAACACCAATGCTGATGTTAATGTTGTTGCCCTCATCGGAGAGCGGGGCCGGGAAGTCAACGATTTTATTGAAAATGATCTGGGCCCCGAAGGCCTGGCCCGGAGCGTAATTATTGTAACCCCTTCTAATTCCCCCCCCCTGGCCCGGCTTCGGGGCGCCTACACTGCCACTGCGGTGGCAGAATACTTCCGCGACCAGGGCCTGGACGTGATGCTCCTCTTTGACTCGGTCACCCGTTTCGCCCGGGCCCAGCGCGAAATAGGCCTGGCAATCGGGGAACCCCCGGCCACCCGGGGCTATACCCCCAGCATGTTTGACTCCATGCCCAAGCTCCTGGAACGCAGCGGCACTTCCGACCGGGGATCCATCACCGGCTTCTACACCATCCTGGTTGACGGGGACGACATGGACGAGCCTGTGGCGGACACAGTCCGGGGTATCCTGGACGGCCACATCATCCTTTCACGGGACCTGGCTCAGCGTTACCATTACCCCGCCATCGACGTGCTCACCAGCATATCCCGGCTGGCCCCCGCCGTATCCGGCCCGGTGACCAACAAAGCTGTGGGCTACATACGCCGGCTCATGGCGGACTATGCGGCGGCTGAGGACCTTATCAACGTGGGAGCCTACCGCACAGGCTCCAATCCAGCTATTGATCAGGCCATCGCCAAGCGGGAGGCCATTGAGAATTTCCTCGTCCAGAATGTGGATGAAAAATCCACCATGAGCGAAACCCTAAAGACCCTGGCCGCCATAGCGGACATGCAGATCCCCGATGAAGAGCTGTCCCGGTACCGCGCATGA
- the fliJ gene encoding flagellar export protein FliJ → MRRFRFALQKVLELREHVEAEAKIELGRAMGALNLIEQRIKTVAEQRNNAVAERFAPGRDFSEMQNYERYIVRLDQTKEKLLKDASLAELDVAEKRDIYLEAARDRKVLDKVKERRTGEYRKEALAEENKELDEVAGRLLQRSSPRMRDREG, encoded by the coding sequence ATGAGGCGTTTCAGATTTGCCCTGCAAAAAGTTCTTGAACTGAGAGAACATGTTGAAGCTGAAGCAAAAATAGAACTGGGCCGGGCCATGGGCGCCCTCAACCTCATAGAACAGCGCATAAAAACTGTGGCAGAGCAGCGCAATAATGCTGTGGCGGAACGCTTCGCCCCGGGCAGGGATTTTTCGGAAATGCAGAACTACGAACGGTACATAGTCAGGCTCGACCAGACTAAGGAAAAGCTCCTCAAGGACGCCTCCCTGGCGGAACTGGATGTGGCGGAAAAGCGGGACATCTACCTGGAAGCCGCCAGGGACCGCAAGGTCCTGGACAAGGTCAAGGAACGCCGCACCGGGGAGTACCGCAAGGAAGCCCTGGCTGAGGAGAACAAGGAACTGGATGAAGTGGCAGGGCGCCTCTTGCAACGCAGTTCCCCGCGCATGAGGGACCGGGAAGGGTAA
- a CDS encoding ABC transporter substrate-binding protein: MLRLTLFTALFAGLCGALAAQTPLTIYAIKGPSGVGMIRLFDRPPALPGGPAKLEALAQADLMAAKFISGEAKIGILPANVAAKIASTGKPIQIAAVTGTGMLSLLTSDSAVRSIADLKGKSVEVAGQGATPDYVFRRILLSKGINPDKDIQLGYALAYPEIAQSLIAGRVSTALLPEPFATMARTGKPELRVVGDIQAEWVSAGGRGNYPMTVLVVDADYAKAQPAVIRTVLSALKDSIEWVVAHPAEAGALVEKYDLGLRAPVVTAAIPRSNYIFIPVKEARPSLEALYRTFLEFSPVSIGGALPANSFYLDL; encoded by the coding sequence ATGCTAAGACTAACATTATTTACGGCCCTCTTTGCGGGTCTCTGTGGAGCTTTGGCGGCCCAAACGCCGCTGACTATTTATGCTATCAAGGGGCCCTCAGGGGTCGGCATGATCCGGCTCTTTGACCGGCCCCCGGCCCTGCCCGGCGGTCCGGCGAAACTGGAAGCCCTAGCCCAGGCGGACCTGATGGCGGCGAAATTCATTTCAGGGGAAGCCAAAATCGGCATACTCCCCGCCAATGTGGCGGCCAAAATCGCTTCTACCGGCAAGCCCATCCAGATTGCGGCGGTGACCGGTACGGGTATGCTGAGCCTTTTGACCAGTGACAGCGCTGTCCGCAGTATTGCGGACCTTAAGGGAAAGTCTGTGGAGGTGGCAGGGCAGGGCGCCACCCCAGATTATGTTTTCAGGCGCATACTCCTTTCCAAGGGGATCAACCCTGACAAGGATATCCAGCTGGGCTATGCCCTGGCCTATCCTGAAATAGCCCAGTCCCTTATCGCCGGCCGGGTTTCTACGGCCCTGCTTCCTGAACCTTTTGCCACCATGGCCCGTACCGGTAAGCCGGAACTCAGGGTGGTGGGGGATATCCAGGCTGAGTGGGTAAGCGCCGGGGGCAGGGGCAATTACCCCATGACAGTCCTTGTGGTGGACGCCGACTATGCTAAGGCCCAGCCCGCTGTTATCAGGACTGTGCTGAGCGCCCTCAAGGATTCTATCGAATGGGTAGTTGCCCATCCCGCCGAGGCTGGGGCGCTTGTGGAAAAGTACGACTTGGGACTCCGGGCGCCGGTGGTAACTGCGGCTATTCCCCGGAGCAATTATATTTTTATCCCCGTAAAAGAGGCCCGGCCTTCCCTGGAAGCGCTTTATAGAACTTTCTTGGAATTTTCTCCTGTCTCAATCGGGGGCGCCCTTCCGGCGAACAGCTTCTACCTTGATCTCTAA
- a CDS encoding ABC transporter permease, whose product MISKNWWWSLAGIVSFIALWEIGALAAGSDLIFPGPLPAARRFVELLQSPRFLRALGGSFLRVLLGILLSAPLGMVLGIAAGLDKRFSAFLSPFFSVIAATPVMAVILIAFLVFGSERTPVFTAFLMVFPVMAANAMAGVRAVDPKLRELFALYGLSRSETVRRLYIPAIKPFILGGMRSSLSLCWKVVVASEVLVQPLLALGTGMQRAKAQFETPELFAWTAATVIAAALSEALFTLAATGSGKRRLAA is encoded by the coding sequence TTGATCTCTAAGAACTGGTGGTGGAGCCTTGCAGGTATTGTAAGCTTCATCGCCTTATGGGAAATCGGAGCTTTGGCGGCTGGGAGTGATCTTATCTTTCCCGGCCCTCTGCCGGCGGCTCGGCGCTTTGTTGAACTGCTGCAAAGCCCCCGTTTCCTCCGCGCCCTGGGGGGAAGCTTCCTCCGGGTGCTTTTGGGGATACTCCTCTCTGCGCCCCTGGGTATGGTCCTGGGTATAGCTGCCGGGCTGGACAAGCGGTTCAGCGCCTTTTTGTCGCCCTTCTTTTCAGTTATCGCTGCCACCCCGGTGATGGCGGTGATCCTCATCGCCTTTCTGGTATTCGGCTCCGAGCGCACCCCGGTCTTTACCGCCTTCCTCATGGTCTTCCCGGTGATGGCTGCCAATGCCATGGCCGGGGTTCGGGCGGTGGATCCCAAGCTCAGGGAACTTTTTGCCCTTTACGGCTTGTCCCGCAGCGAAACAGTGCGGCGCCTCTACATTCCGGCGATCAAACCCTTCATCCTGGGGGGGATGCGGAGTTCCCTTTCCCTTTGCTGGAAGGTGGTGGTGGCTTCGGAGGTGCTGGTCCAGCCTTTGCTGGCCCTGGGTACCGGTATGCAGCGGGCTAAGGCCCAGTTTGAAACCCCGGAACTCTTCGCCTGGACCGCAGCCACGGTGATCGCCGCCGCCCTTTCCGAGGCCCTCTTTACCCTTGCCGCAACTGGGTCAGGCAAAAGGCGTTTAGCAGCGTGA
- a CDS encoding ABC transporter ATP-binding protein has translation MSISVENISFSYGEKSVFKDLSMEIGEGESPVVILGASGCGKTTLLRLMAGLLKPSSGAVESSDRASFVFQENRLLPWYTVLENVSLPIETLLGKPEAREKARQFLELVSLGDKANAFPTELSGGQAQRAAIARAFAYPSPLLFMDEPFQSLDIPLRLQLMDTVLALLEKEKRLTLLVTHDPREGIYLGRRILVLGAAPAGIILDEGVDFSREDRAYGAAAHSGLEKRLMDALRQGPIG, from the coding sequence GTGAGTATTTCTGTTGAAAACATTTCTTTCAGTTATGGTGAAAAATCTGTTTTCAAAGACCTTTCCATGGAAATAGGGGAGGGTGAAAGCCCGGTAGTAATACTCGGCGCCTCAGGCTGCGGCAAGACCACCCTTTTGCGGCTCATGGCGGGTCTCCTTAAACCAAGCTCCGGCGCGGTGGAATCCAGCGACAGGGCTTCCTTTGTGTTCCAGGAAAACCGGCTCCTCCCCTGGTACACGGTGCTGGAAAATGTCAGCCTCCCCATAGAGACACTATTAGGTAAGCCTGAAGCCCGTGAAAAGGCCCGGCAGTTTCTGGAACTGGTTTCCCTGGGGGATAAGGCCAACGCTTTTCCCACCGAACTTTCCGGGGGCCAGGCCCAACGAGCCGCTATTGCCCGGGCTTTTGCCTACCCGTCACCATTACTGTTTATGGATGAACCCTTTCAGTCCCTGGACATACCCCTGCGGCTCCAGCTTATGGACACGGTACTTGCCCTGCTGGAAAAAGAAAAACGTCTCACCCTTTTGGTAACCCACGATCCCCGGGAGGGAATCTACCTAGGCCGGCGCATCCTGGTCCTGGGCGCCGCTCCCGCCGGGATCATCCTTGATGAAGGGGTGGATTTTTCCCGGGAAGACCGCGCCTACGGGGCCGCCGCCCACAGCGGGCTTGAGAAAAGGCTCATGGATGCCCTGAGGCAGGGCCCTATAGGCTGA
- a CDS encoding outer membrane lipoprotein-sorting protein, with amino-acid sequence MNTRFCHTLLVSLLVFSAHFLWAITDLELLRNADGLASYYDTDFSAEYTIVQDKPGQDRSTTVAGVFRRDSRAIYVIIIMQPQISRGQGYLKQDDTLWFYDPDSRRFNTTSSSERFQNTNARNSDFTRSTLADDYRVVNGEDTVLGRFKCRLLTLEEVSAGLTYPRMKLWISEDGLVRKTEDYSLSGQLMRTSAILDYQRTGKRFVPTQILFEEALRGAVINGKLVKERTLITINKPSFEKIADSVYSKTFLESVNR; translated from the coding sequence ATGAATACACGTTTCTGTCATACACTTTTGGTTTCTCTGCTGGTATTCTCCGCACATTTCCTTTGGGCAATTACCGATTTAGAACTGCTACGCAATGCGGATGGCCTTGCCAGTTATTATGATACGGATTTTTCTGCGGAATATACTATTGTTCAGGATAAACCCGGACAGGACCGGTCCACCACTGTGGCAGGGGTATTTCGTCGGGATTCCCGGGCAATATATGTGATAATTATTATGCAGCCCCAAATTAGCCGGGGACAGGGATATCTGAAACAGGATGACACCCTATGGTTCTACGATCCCGATAGCCGTCGTTTTAACACCACAAGCAGCAGTGAACGGTTCCAAAATACTAACGCCCGAAATTCCGATTTTACCCGCTCCACTCTGGCGGATGATTACCGGGTTGTAAACGGGGAAGATACCGTTCTGGGACGGTTCAAATGCCGTCTCCTTACCCTGGAAGAGGTAAGCGCCGGGCTTACCTATCCCCGGATGAAGCTATGGATCAGTGAGGACGGCCTGGTACGGAAAACCGAAGATTACAGCCTTTCCGGCCAGTTGATGCGGACCTCGGCTATCCTCGATTATCAGAGGACAGGGAAGCGGTTTGTTCCTACCCAGATTCTGTTTGAAGAAGCCCTGCGGGGGGCCGTGATTAACGGAAAATTGGTAAAAGAGCGGACTTTGATTACAATTAATAAACCTTCTTTTGAAAAGATTGCCGACTCAGTCTATTCAAAAACGTTTCTGGAGTCGGTGAACCGATAA
- a CDS encoding ABC transporter permease, with the protein MKFLLVPHLAMKYLFRYRRRYLFLFLALTFSFGIVTFITSIKDGMYENIYNSAQSHYAGDIIINGYDKGQIETDHIKILDMIKIGWVIKNTKINPARAVMRTLSSDGILYFNGSALSLKYTIGVDWNTEKNYFDSLVYQERQSFSEDKDTILLSVPVAKELGVRLGDSLVLGVKTRFGQSNTGVFVVRGIVEDSTLFGYYKAYVSRPTLNRLFLFRADECSSIGLFFNDRRETNVKKNILQKELEKNIPTAPLVQDRDELIRERDQPWNGVKIFVLTIPVYLSEVADLLGAINIITYFLYLMMMVIILVSAMVTYNLILHERSREMGTMRAIGFHEADVRHILILETLGLGLLSLIAGFIFAFILSRAVQFIPLSWFPSFEIFMKNGRLTPLYLSNTMLINLAVFFSILMAAIWLPAFRSSRNPLPGMLSGGND; encoded by the coding sequence ATGAAATTTTTACTGGTACCGCACTTGGCCATGAAATATCTCTTTCGTTACCGCCGCCGGTATCTCTTTCTCTTTCTGGCATTGACCTTTAGCTTTGGTATTGTTACCTTTATTACTTCTATTAAAGACGGGATGTACGAAAATATCTATAATTCAGCCCAGTCTCATTATGCCGGTGATATTATTATTAATGGTTATGACAAAGGACAGATAGAGACAGACCATATAAAAATACTTGATATGATTAAAATCGGCTGGGTAATTAAAAATACAAAAATTAATCCGGCGCGTGCCGTCATGCGGACATTGTCCAGCGACGGGATTCTCTATTTTAATGGATCAGCGCTATCCCTTAAGTATACCATTGGAGTGGATTGGAATACCGAAAAAAACTATTTTGATAGCCTTGTTTACCAGGAACGTCAAAGTTTTTCAGAGGATAAAGATACCATCCTGCTCTCCGTTCCCGTAGCCAAAGAGCTGGGGGTTCGCCTTGGGGATAGTCTTGTCCTGGGGGTAAAAACCCGATTTGGTCAAAGTAATACCGGTGTATTTGTGGTTAGAGGTATTGTGGAGGATTCAACACTTTTTGGTTATTATAAGGCCTATGTTTCCCGTCCCACCCTTAACAGACTCTTTTTATTCAGAGCAGATGAATGTTCTAGTATCGGGTTGTTCTTCAATGATCGACGGGAAACAAATGTAAAAAAAAATATTTTACAGAAGGAATTAGAGAAAAATATTCCGACCGCTCCGCTGGTGCAGGATCGGGATGAACTGATACGGGAGAGAGATCAACCATGGAATGGAGTAAAAATATTTGTCCTTACTATTCCGGTATATCTTTCAGAAGTTGCGGATCTCTTGGGCGCCATAAACATCATTACCTATTTTTTGTATTTGATGATGATGGTGATTATTTTGGTAAGCGCCATGGTAACCTACAATCTCATTCTCCACGAACGATCCCGGGAAATGGGGACCATGCGGGCCATTGGCTTTCATGAAGCTGATGTACGGCACATTTTGATACTGGAGACCCTTGGGTTAGGGCTGCTTTCCCTGATCGCGGGCTTTATCTTCGCATTTATTTTGTCCCGGGCGGTACAGTTTATTCCCCTTTCCTGGTTTCCCAGTTTTGAAATCTTCATGAAGAATGGACGCTTAACACCTCTCTATCTTTCCAATACGATGCTTATCAATCTTGCCGTGTTTTTTTCTATCCTGATGGCGGCAATTTGGCTTCCGGCATTCCGCTCATCACGGAATCCATTGCCAGGGATGTTATCCGGAGGAAATGATTGA
- a CDS encoding ABC transporter permease, which yields MNWQLMLKNITRNKKNSLVIILLIGVITFILFIGNSILGKSDQGLRNAFVESLTGDVVIQKTSDVTMNLFGANTPVIDEYFNIPSFPAYDMVRELILEEPGISVVTSQVSSRAFLDALGVREGVLLCGIDASTYFTAFPGILLEEGRFLEANEYGVMISADRAERIEKQTGQRPAIGDSLLLTAGGTTGFKIRDVPLVGIYRYRNPGTFMNKIVIADPQTVRVLESIQVAASDIELDQKDSLLFGIDLDDFFSGDFGREGDEEESFSVDFLKNVLQNSKEEADQQNIPVGGDWNFIILRLKKGVNPGAVIASLNKKLAPFEVTAVGWRIAAGSSAILMLLIKNLFNIGMFLVSVAGIIAAVNILLISVFRRTKEIGALRAMGAYDGYIRTLILGENLILACIAGILGILGGYCFLRIINGFDIIISNTLIASLLDDQMVQISFLPSAALASFGVSLFLGIAASLYPVEMAVRVNPIVAVRQG from the coding sequence ATGAATTGGCAGCTTATGCTTAAAAATATAACCCGGAATAAAAAAAATAGTTTGGTAATAATCCTGCTTATCGGGGTTATTACTTTTATTCTTTTTATCGGGAACAGCATACTCGGGAAGTCCGATCAGGGCTTGCGGAACGCTTTTGTGGAAAGCCTTACCGGGGATGTGGTTATCCAGAAAACATCCGATGTAACCATGAATCTCTTTGGCGCCAATACACCCGTAATTGATGAATATTTCAATATCCCTTCTTTTCCCGCGTATGATATGGTACGGGAACTTATCCTTGAAGAACCGGGCATTAGTGTTGTTACCAGTCAGGTATCAAGTCGTGCATTTTTGGATGCCCTGGGGGTCCGGGAGGGGGTTCTGCTCTGCGGGATAGATGCGTCAACCTATTTCACTGCCTTTCCGGGAATCCTCCTTGAGGAAGGGCGCTTTCTGGAAGCAAACGAATACGGCGTCATGATAAGCGCCGATAGAGCAGAGCGTATTGAAAAACAAACCGGACAGCGTCCGGCTATTGGTGATTCTCTGTTGCTTACCGCAGGAGGGACTACAGGGTTCAAGATCAGAGATGTTCCCCTGGTGGGGATCTATCGCTACCGGAATCCCGGCACTTTTATGAACAAAATAGTCATCGCCGATCCTCAGACGGTTCGGGTGCTTGAGTCAATACAGGTTGCTGCTTCAGATATAGAGCTTGACCAGAAAGACTCCCTTTTGTTTGGGATAGATTTGGATGATTTTTTTAGCGGTGATTTTGGGAGAGAAGGCGACGAAGAAGAAAGTTTTTCTGTGGATTTCCTTAAAAATGTTTTGCAAAATTCAAAAGAAGAAGCGGATCAGCAAAATATACCGGTAGGAGGCGATTGGAATTTCATTATCCTCCGCCTTAAGAAGGGAGTGAATCCTGGGGCCGTAATTGCATCGCTCAACAAAAAACTTGCCCCCTTTGAAGTTACCGCGGTGGGCTGGCGTATAGCAGCGGGTAGTTCCGCTATTCTTATGCTGCTTATAAAAAACTTATTTAACATCGGAATGTTTCTGGTGAGTGTGGCCGGTATCATCGCCGCAGTAAATATTCTTTTAATTTCAGTATTCAGGCGAACAAAGGAAATAGGCGCCCTGAGGGCTATGGGCGCCTATGATGGATATATCCGCACCCTTATCCTGGGTGAAAACCTCATTCTCGCTTGTATTGCTGGCATCCTTGGTATTCTGGGGGGCTATTGTTTTCTCCGCATCATCAACGGCTTTGATATTATCATTTCCAATACGCTTATTGCCTCTCTCTTGGATGATCAAATGGTACAGATTTCTTTTTTACCCTCCGCGGCATTGGCATCCTTTGGTGTTTCACTGTTTCTTGGCATTGCCGCATCCCTCTATCCGGTGGAAATGGCGGTTCGTGTGAATCCTATTGTTGCGGTGCGGCAGGGATAA
- a CDS encoding ABC transporter ATP-binding protein, translating to MITLRDIWKSYPMGKLGVDALNGISLELSKGDFVSVAGPSGSGKTTLMNIIGLIDTPSSGRVLIDGKETGNLRRKELTRIRQESIGFVFQSFNLLPVLTVFENVELPLTIAQKKTARAERRERVEYLLEEVGLGDRKTHKPSELSGGQQQRVAIARALVTRPKIVIADEPTANLDSANGERVLELMKKINQEEGTTFIFSTHDPDIWEMANHIVFLKDGRIESEKRR from the coding sequence ATGATTACGCTAAGGGACATTTGGAAAAGCTACCCCATGGGAAAACTCGGCGTAGATGCCTTGAACGGGATTTCTCTGGAACTATCCAAGGGTGATTTTGTTTCCGTAGCCGGTCCTTCGGGTTCAGGAAAAACTACCCTAATGAACATTATCGGCCTCATTGATACCCCAAGCAGCGGCAGGGTACTTATCGACGGTAAAGAGACCGGGAACCTCCGCCGTAAGGAACTGACCCGCATACGGCAGGAAAGCATTGGGTTTGTATTCCAATCTTTTAATCTGCTGCCGGTTTTAACGGTTTTTGAGAATGTAGAACTTCCCCTAACAATCGCACAAAAAAAGACTGCCCGTGCTGAACGACGGGAACGGGTTGAATACCTTTTGGAGGAAGTCGGGTTAGGGGATAGGAAAACCCATAAGCCTTCAGAGCTCTCCGGCGGACAACAGCAACGTGTGGCTATCGCCCGGGCGTTGGTAACCAGACCAAAAATAGTTATTGCCGATGAACCCACGGCAAACCTGGATTCCGCCAATGGGGAGCGGGTATTGGAACTTATGAAAAAAATAAATCAGGAAGAGGGGACGACTTTTATTTTTTCAACCCATGATCCGGATATTTGGGAAATGGCTAATCACATTGTTTTTTTAAAGGATGGTCGTATAGAATCGGAGAAGCGACGATGA